A region of the Ranitomeya variabilis isolate aRanVar5 chromosome 5, aRanVar5.hap1, whole genome shotgun sequence genome:
AAATAACTCAAATACTGGTAAGTAAGCCAAGCCTACAAAACAATACAAGGAAGTAATACGAGGCGTTAGCAAGCCGCCTGACTCCACAAGCCCAGTGGTGTTCGCACTTCTGTGACCACGATTGTTTCGCCCTGGGCCCTCATATGCATCCCCCCCACTCTGTCACAGGGCCCACACTGCACTAACTGCTTTGCACTCTCTCTAGTGTATGGAAAATGAATACAAATACAAGTGTCATAGTCAGGAGGATTATGGTCCCCAACTCAGGACACCACTCTGGAAGTGCAAAACCACACATCATCATTTGAAGTGAACCCGCCACATTGAAAATTCAGTCTTTTCAGTGAAAAGAtttagtataacttgtattttcccTCAACATTATATATAGATCTGCTCAGCTCCAGTGCTATAGCATGTATCTGTATATTGGGCTGCattgtgacaggttcctttaaatagCTGTCATATAACACAACATTTCCCATCACCGCATGATTATCTTCTGACAGTCAGGAGTTTCAGAAATTAGACCTATGATGATAATCGGCTCTTCTTGCTGACTTTACTTTTATATAAGTGGCCTTCATCATGAGACAACACCATTATTATCGATAAAGAAACTTGCTTTTCTGTTATTACTCTTAACCTCCATCTGTATTAGATATTGAATTccgttctacgcctgggtggcgagcatttttattggtacatttttaattttacaccatttttttaaagaCATTGCGCCTGCGAATTCAcatatacagtgtcttcaataaaatggtgctatAGTTCAGTATGCGCACGTGCTGACTCCGGCACCGCACTGCTCAGTTGTCACCCATCCCGGCTTTGGAGACAGGACACATGCACCGTTCGTTATATATATATCACCTTTTTGTTATATAGCTAATGCTAATTCAAACATTTTCTACTGTCATGCCATTTATTAATTGTTGTACATTTATTTTCATTTAGTACACACGTGGAATCCCCAACCTTGATGGAATATGGAATGTTGCTGGGATAAATGGTGGAAAACGTCTTGGGACTGTTACAAATGTGTCTCCAGGACTTGTAAATCTGGTGTTAAAATTACTTCTTGGAGATCAGAAAGGATTGCTGGGTGGAGTAACAGGAACAGTTGGAGGATTGACTTCAGCAGTGACAGATTTGACTGGTAGCACAACACGATTGATTAGTGACTTACTTGGAAGATTGACAGGATCGATTGGCGGCATAACAGGAGAGCTTACTAACACACTAGGAGGATTGACAGATTCGAATGGTGGCATAACAGGAGAGCTTACTAACACACTTGGAGAATTGACAGGATCGATGGGCGGCATAACAGGAGGGCTTACTAACACACTTGGAGGAGTGACAAGATCGATTGGCGACATACCAGGAGGGCTTACTAACACACTTGGAGGAGTGACAGGATTGATTGGCGGCATAATAGGAAGGCTTACTAACACACTTGGAGGAGTGACAGGATCAATTGGTGACATACCAGGAAGGCTTACTAACTCGCTTGGAAAATTGACAGGATCGATTGATGACATAACACTAGGGCTTACTAGCTCACTTGGAGGAGTGCCAGGATCGATTGGTGACATAACAGAAGGGCTTACTAGCTCACGTGGAGGATTGACAGGATCGATTGGTGACATAACAGGATGGCATGGTAGTTCACATGGAGAATTAACTTCATCAGTTGGGAGCTTGACAGGATTGAATGGTGACGCAAAATACTTGACTGGAACCCCAGCGGGTGTATTAACTCCAGAAGGTGGGAATCAAAATGGAAGAATTTATGCTAACGGTGAAGTAAATGGCGATTCTTATGGTGGTAGACTGACAGGAGGGATGTCTGGCAGATTTTCCGCAAGACCTGGTCTAACAAGCAGTGTGTCAACAGGTGATGTGTATGGAGACTTTGCCGGTGGGATTGGTAGTTATCCCGCACGGAATTCATACTCATTGTATGGATTCTAAACCTGGTAAGACACATCTTTGCATACTTTTGtaatattttgtttttcttttttcagaTAAATGTTTGTCTAAAATGTTTTTCATGTTTGTATAAAAGAGGTGTAGACAGATGTATTGGATTATAGATTTCTTAAAGCATTTCACAAGTACAATGCAATTTAAAGAACATGGTAAATGGTGGCAAGAATGTTCTATTCATctattattgaaaaagaaaaaaaaaacagaacaaaagttGAAACACTGTAATAATTGCGATTGAATCTCTCAAAAGGATGTCCTAGATATTATTTTTCCTTGCAAATTAGAAACGCACAACAGTATGATTAGTGGCCATTAAGTCAGTTCCCGTAAAATAACAAAACAAATCAATGTACTCATTTGATTTGATCAAAATTCCCACAAAGTGATTTCATAGCACAGTCAGGAATGTGGCCTACTAACTAGTTAAAATAAAACTCATTCAGAGTCTATGAGTTGTGTAAATTTCTTCCGTATCTTTCACAGACAGAACCCGCACAccatataatctatggggctgctcaCAGATCTAGGTTTTTTTGTGGACCGAGTCACGGCTCATGAttccccatacaagtctatggaccCGTGTAAATCACAGACAGGGCACGGATGTCATCCGTCATTACATTGtaatgggtaggagaagctttgcagttcttttttcttcatcagtgaaaaattactgataaaacactgattgtaaaaactgacacatggacCGAACAC
Encoded here:
- the LOC143773887 gene encoding uncharacterized protein LOC143773887 isoform X1 codes for the protein MKIAVAFLLVAFSCYFTLASASCMSRCATSCQQTHIANVACLQRALEKNKVATIRAIANVLCAYDRCKAMRNKMELIKALRILQGLTRCDILGYFTMEELNADVDNIMEDALRTLVNVLIPLNVGYLSTPLCGPLGPLVTKITQILYTRGIPNLDGIWNVAGINGGKRLGTVTNVSPGLVNLVLKLLLGDQKGLLGGVTGTVGGLTSAVTDLTGSTTRLISDLLGRLTGSIGGITGELTNTLGGLTDSNGGITGELTNTLGELTGSMGGITGGLTNTLGGVTRSIGDIPGGLTNTLGGVTGLIGGIIGRLTNTLGGVTGSIGDIPGRLTNSLGKLTGSIDDITLGLTSSLGGVPGSIGDITEGLTSSRGGLTGSIGDITGWHGSSHGELTSSVGSLTGLNGDAKYLTGTPAGVLTPEGGNQNGRIYANGEVNGDSYGGRLTGGMSGRFSARPGLTSSVSTGDVYGDFAGGIGSYPARNSYSLYGF